The genomic region AACTGATTTATATAAAAGTCGGTGAGGAAAAATAAAGCCGGTGGAGTGAaaatggagaggagagaaaagttAGCACCGTATCACTGATCTCACAGGCTTGATCAGATCCTTATGACAGGTGTCATACTCTAAATATGCTGAGTGCAAACTTTCGGAATAATTGCTACTTCTCACTTATCCTCTGTCCTTGTTTCCTCACTGTTTACTCTCCTGTGAACAttgtctccatggtgatattTATTATAGACTTACCTTTCCCCTTATTCTCATGTCTCCTTCCAGCTCATGTTTGATAAAGAGCAGATGGTAGAATATACGTGGTCTGCTTTGATATCTGTAATCTTTGAATGCAACTGTAACCACTTTTCCTTCATCCTTTGTTTTACAGCAATCCGCCACCATACCTCACCCCACTATAGCCAACGAAACCATCTCGGTCCCACCTGGCATGACTACCTTCCAGGATCCCTTCTTCATCGTAGAGACGGTCTGCATCATCTGGTTCTCCTTTGAGCTCATCGTGCGCTTCACCTGTGCTCCGAGCAAGGTGCACTTTTTCAAAGACGTCATGAACACCATCGACTTCTTCGCCATCATTCCCTATTTTGTCACCCTGGGCACGGAGCTGACCAAGGACAAAGATGCGCAGCCGTCCGTGTCTCTGGCACTCATCAGGGTCATCAGGCTGGTGAGGGTCTTCAGGATCTTCAAGCTCTCTCGTCACTCCAAGGGCCTCCAGATCCTGGGCCAGACGCTGAAGGCCAGCCTCAGAGAGCTGGCCCtgctcatcttcttcctcttcattgGAGTCATACTCTTTTCTAGTGCCGTCTACTTTGCAGAGGTGGACAGTCCTAACACGTCGTTCACCAGCATCCCTGAGGCATTCTGGTGGGCTGTGGTATCCATGACAACAGTCGGCTATGGGGACATGTACCCGGAGACGGTCGGGGGGAAGCTGGTGGGCTCCATGTGCGCCATCGCCGGCGTGCTCACCATTTCTCTGCCCGTGCCTGTCATTGTGTCCAACTTCAGCTATTTCTACCACCGTGAGATGGAGTGTGAGGACACGACAGAGTACAACCACGTCGCCACATCGCTCTGGGACAAAGAGGACGATGAAGAGGGGGAAGATGAGGAAGGAGATGACGAGGGGCATGAACACATGGGAGATTATGTGCCCTTGTATGGGCAGGACAGCAGGGGTATCTGCCCACCGCTCAATGGGACTATCCTGGCAGGGCTTTGTGCCGGACAGGAAGCTGGTCATCAGAGAGGGATAAACTTTTACCTCAAAGAACCTCTGGTCACTCAGGTTTGACAGAGAGCAGGGCAGACATTTAATGCTGCCTCACTTCAAGAAGAAGAGAGTGCAACGATGGAAAGATTCTGGCAGAATGATACAGGAGACTTGGACTGATATAAGCTCTACTTTGTTACTTTTGTgacttttgcatgtttttgcatGATGATATTTGACTCATTGATTTACAGCAAGAATCTATtttcttaataaataaataaaaactctgcAGGTCATTAGACAAAATTTACTGCTGTG from Epinephelus moara isolate mb chromosome 18, YSFRI_EMoa_1.0, whole genome shotgun sequence harbors:
- the kcna7 gene encoding potassium voltage-gated channel subfamily A member 7, which gives rise to MDNQDKGGGKGGGGGGQTKDKQKAEDVDDVEKKTKDKQNKLEKESNGEVKKHNRRHMRNGWAVKERLVINVSGMRYETQLRTLAQFPDSLLGDPLRRSRYFDPTRNELFLDRSRVCFDAILYFYQSGGRLRRPANVPLDMFLEELRFYELGEEIIDHYKADEGFPKEEERPLPTNELQRRLWMLFEYPESSSGARIIAIISVMVIVISILIFCLETLPEFRLEKEQREQSATIPHPTIANETISVPPGMTTFQDPFFIVETVCIIWFSFELIVRFTCAPSKVHFFKDVMNTIDFFAIIPYFVTLGTELTKDKDAQPSVSLALIRVIRLVRVFRIFKLSRHSKGLQILGQTLKASLRELALLIFFLFIGVILFSSAVYFAEVDSPNTSFTSIPEAFWWAVVSMTTVGYGDMYPETVGGKLVGSMCAIAGVLTISLPVPVIVSNFSYFYHREMECEDTTEYNHVATSLWDKEDDEEGEDEEGDDEGHEHMGDYVPLYGQDSRGICPPLNGTILAGLCAGQEAGHQRGINFYLKEPLVTQV